The following proteins are encoded in a genomic region of Streptococcus cristatus AS 1.3089:
- the nusA gene encoding transcription termination factor NusA, with translation MSKEMLEAFRILEEDKGIKKEDIIEAVTESLRSAYRRRYGQADSASIEFNEKTGDFRVYTVREVVDEVFDSRLEISLKDALAISSAYELGDKIKFEEAPAEFGRVAAQSAKQTIMEKMRKQTRAITYNTYKEHENEIMSGTVERFDNRFIYVNLGTIEAQLSKQDQIPGEVFASHDRIEVFVYKVEDNPRGVNVFVSRSHPEMIKRLMEQEIPEVYDGTVEIMSVSREAGDRTKVAVRSHNPNVDAIGTIVGRGGANIKKITSKFHPAKYDAKSGRMIPTEENIDVIEWVADPAEYIYNAIAPAEVDQVIFHAEDNKRALVVVPDNKLSLAIGRRGQNVRLAAHLTGFRIDIKSASEFEAMEAANELGGFGQDYVAEDVPAEVDALSAEFEVEELANGTEVATEIELEESEAVATE, from the coding sequence ATGAGTAAAGAAATGCTAGAGGCCTTCCGTATTTTGGAAGAGGACAAAGGTATTAAAAAAGAAGATATTATCGAAGCAGTGACAGAATCTCTGCGCTCTGCTTATCGTCGTCGCTACGGTCAGGCAGACAGCGCATCCATTGAGTTTAATGAAAAAACAGGTGATTTCCGTGTCTATACTGTCCGCGAAGTCGTGGATGAGGTCTTTGACAGCCGCTTGGAAATCAGCCTAAAGGACGCCTTGGCTATCAGCTCTGCCTATGAGTTGGGAGATAAGATCAAGTTTGAAGAAGCGCCAGCCGAATTTGGCCGCGTAGCAGCTCAATCTGCTAAGCAGACCATCATGGAAAAGATGCGTAAGCAAACTCGTGCTATCACTTACAATACCTACAAAGAACATGAAAATGAAATCATGTCAGGAACTGTGGAGCGCTTTGATAATCGCTTTATCTATGTCAATCTGGGCACTATTGAAGCACAATTATCTAAACAAGACCAGATTCCTGGTGAGGTCTTTGCCTCTCATGACCGCATCGAAGTTTTTGTCTATAAAGTAGAAGACAATCCTCGTGGTGTCAATGTTTTCGTTAGCCGTAGTCATCCAGAAATGATCAAGCGCTTGATGGAGCAGGAAATTCCTGAAGTTTACGACGGAACTGTGGAAATCATGAGCGTGTCTCGGGAAGCGGGCGATCGGACCAAGGTAGCGGTTCGCAGCCACAATCCAAACGTGGATGCGATCGGAACCATCGTCGGACGTGGAGGTGCCAATATCAAGAAGATTACCAGCAAATTCCACCCAGCCAAATATGATGCCAAAAGTGGTCGTATGATTCCGACTGAGGAAAATATCGATGTTATCGAGTGGGTTGCTGATCCAGCCGAGTATATCTACAATGCCATTGCTCCAGCAGAGGTAGATCAAGTTATCTTCCATGCAGAAGACAATAAGCGAGCTTTGGTTGTCGTACCGGATAACAAGCTTTCACTGGCTATCGGCCGTCGTGGTCAAAACGTTCGCTTGGCAGCTCATTTGACTGGCTTTAGAATTGATATCAAGTCAGCCAGCGAATTTGAAGCAATGGAAGCAGCCAATGAGCTTGGTGGATTTGGCCAAGATTACGTAGCAGAAGATGTACCAGCCGAAGTAGATGCCCTTTCAGCAGAATTTGAAGTGGAAGAGCTGGCAAATGGTACAGAAGTGGCAACTGAAATCGAACTCGAAGAAAGTGAAGCAGTAGCCACAGAATAA
- the rimP gene encoding ribosome maturation factor RimP, which translates to MRRCSLIATIVELVREVIEPAIQEPYELVDIEYGKMGGDHVLSVFIDKPEGITVNDTADLTDIISPLLDSIKPDPFPDQYFLEVTSPGLERPLKTKEAVAAAVGSYIHVSLYKALDKNKVFEGTLLGFEDDVLLMEYMDKTRKKEVEIPYSLVSKARLAVKF; encoded by the coding sequence GTGAGGAGGTGCAGTCTTATCGCAACGATTGTTGAATTAGTAAGAGAAGTCATTGAGCCAGCCATCCAAGAACCTTATGAATTGGTGGATATTGAGTATGGCAAGATGGGCGGTGACCATGTTCTAAGTGTTTTTATAGACAAGCCCGAGGGGATTACGGTCAACGATACAGCAGATTTGACCGATATTATCAGTCCTCTGTTGGACTCTATCAAGCCAGATCCTTTTCCTGACCAGTATTTTCTGGAGGTGACCAGTCCAGGCTTGGAGCGCCCGCTCAAGACCAAGGAAGCTGTGGCAGCTGCAGTCGGCAGTTATATCCATGTCAGCCTTTATAAAGCACTGGATAAAAACAAGGTTTTTGAAGGAACTCTACTTGGATTTGAAGATGATGTTTTGCTTATGGAATATATGGACAAAACACGCAAAAAAGAAGTTGAAATTCCATATAGTCTAGTGTCAAAAGCAAGATTGGCTGTTAAATTTTAA